The following coding sequences lie in one Balneolaceae bacterium genomic window:
- the sucD gene encoding succinate--CoA ligase subunit alpha, whose product MSVLVGNNTRLVVQGITGSEGSFHAGQMIEYGTNVVAGVTPGKGGQSHHDLPVYNTVADAVQNENANTSVIFVPPAFAGDAISEAAFAGIEVIICITEGIPVRDMIVAKQIVNSHGATLIGPNCPGVITPDEAKIGIMPGSIFTPGRVGLISRSGTLTYEAVDQLTKAGLGQSTAIGIGGDPVIGTTHTDAVKLFQEDPDTDAIVLIGEIGGSAEEEAAAYIQEHVDKPVVAFIAGSTAPPGRRMGHAGAIISGGQGSAADKKKALRSAGVTVVDSPAEIGITLKEMIS is encoded by the coding sequence ATGAGCGTTCTTGTAGGAAACAATACCAGGCTGGTAGTTCAGGGCATTACCGGAAGCGAAGGAAGCTTTCACGCCGGACAGATGATTGAATACGGCACTAACGTGGTGGCCGGCGTGACTCCTGGCAAGGGGGGACAATCCCACCACGACCTGCCCGTCTATAACACGGTGGCCGACGCCGTCCAGAACGAGAACGCCAATACCTCCGTCATCTTCGTGCCCCCCGCCTTCGCCGGCGATGCCATCTCCGAGGCGGCCTTTGCCGGCATTGAGGTCATCATATGCATCACCGAAGGCATTCCGGTCAGGGACATGATCGTGGCCAAACAGATTGTGAACAGCCATGGAGCCACCCTTATAGGTCCCAACTGTCCCGGCGTGATCACTCCGGACGAAGCCAAGATCGGCATCATGCCCGGCAGCATCTTCACCCCGGGCCGGGTGGGACTCATTTCGCGCTCGGGTACCCTCACCTACGAGGCGGTCGACCAGCTTACCAAGGCGGGACTGGGACAGAGCACGGCCATCGGCATCGGAGGCGACCCGGTCATCGGCACCACCCACACCGACGCTGTGAAACTTTTCCAGGAGGATCCCGACACCGACGCCATCGTGCTCATCGGCGAGATCGGGGGATCGGCCGAGGAGGAGGCCGCCGCCTACATACAGGAGCACGTGGACAAGCCCGTGGTGGCCTTCATCGCAGGAAGCACCGCCCCTCCCGGCCGCCGTATGGGACACGCCGGCGCCATCATTTCCGGGGGACAGGGTTCGGCCGCAGACAAGAAAAAAGCCCTGCGCAGCGCGGGCGTGACGGTGGTGGACAGTCCCGCCGAGATCGGCATCACCCTCAAGGAGATGATCAGCTGA
- a CDS encoding NAD(P)/FAD-dependent oxidoreductase has translation MTSTYDVDALVIGGGAAGLTAAGIAANFGARTALVEAGRLGGDCTWTGCVPSKTLLHAARSIERMREAVRSGWIELQDEPQVRFGKIVDHVHRVREEIYEEADHPRHFEALGIEVIRGEAAFTGPYAVEIRTPEGEVRCLSARYIFICTGSEPLLPPVEGLEAVDPLTSDTLFESRELPGRLAVIGGGPVGCEMAQAFRRLGSEVSLLEQQDDILAGDDPEFSSVLARRLASEGVDLRRGAAVEGVAPGREGEVLLRLEGGGELKADRLLVAAGRSARTKTLNLEAAGVDYGPKGIKVGERCRTSISHIYACGDVTGEYQFTHMSEHMAKVAVTHALLKLPMKMDRKHVPHVTFTEPEVGQVGPTEAELLRRGETFEVYRFPYSKVDRALTESAGEGLIKVCAKEWSGTILGAGAAGVAAGEIVSEYALAKKNGISLRQMADTIHPYPTYGLGARRAADQWYIRNQSEWQVKLLKKLFGYRGEVPDFSDPDRIV, from the coding sequence ATGACATCGACATACGACGTGGACGCACTGGTCATCGGCGGGGGAGCCGCTGGCCTTACCGCTGCCGGCATCGCCGCCAATTTCGGGGCACGCACGGCCCTGGTGGAGGCGGGCCGGCTGGGGGGAGACTGCACCTGGACAGGCTGCGTGCCCAGCAAGACCCTGCTTCATGCCGCCCGGAGCATCGAGCGCATGCGTGAGGCTGTCCGCAGCGGCTGGATCGAGCTGCAGGACGAGCCGCAGGTGCGTTTTGGAAAGATCGTGGACCACGTGCACCGGGTGCGCGAGGAGATCTACGAGGAGGCCGACCACCCCCGGCATTTTGAGGCCCTGGGCATCGAGGTGATCCGGGGAGAGGCGGCCTTTACGGGTCCGTATGCTGTGGAGATACGCACCCCGGAAGGGGAGGTGCGCTGCCTGAGCGCGCGCTACATCTTTATCTGCACCGGGTCGGAGCCCCTGCTCCCGCCCGTGGAAGGACTGGAGGCGGTGGATCCACTTACCAGCGACACCCTTTTTGAATCGCGGGAGTTGCCGGGGCGCCTGGCGGTAATCGGGGGCGGTCCCGTCGGCTGCGAGATGGCCCAGGCCTTCCGACGCCTGGGCTCGGAGGTAAGTCTGCTGGAACAGCAGGATGATATCCTTGCCGGGGACGACCCGGAGTTCTCCTCGGTACTGGCCCGCAGGCTGGCATCCGAAGGGGTGGACCTTCGCCGGGGCGCTGCGGTGGAAGGCGTGGCGCCCGGCCGTGAAGGGGAGGTCCTCCTGCGGCTCGAGGGAGGCGGGGAGCTGAAGGCCGACCGCCTGCTTGTGGCGGCGGGCCGTAGTGCCCGCACGAAGACCCTCAACCTGGAGGCCGCGGGGGTGGACTACGGACCGAAGGGCATAAAGGTAGGCGAGCGCTGCCGCACGAGCATATCCCATATCTACGCCTGCGGGGATGTGACCGGGGAGTACCAGTTTACCCACATGTCGGAGCATATGGCCAAGGTGGCGGTGACCCATGCGCTGCTGAAACTGCCCATGAAGATGGATCGCAAGCACGTGCCGCATGTAACCTTCACCGAGCCGGAGGTGGGACAGGTGGGTCCCACCGAGGCGGAGCTGCTGCGCCGGGGCGAGACCTTTGAAGTCTACCGATTCCCCTACTCGAAAGTAGACCGCGCCCTCACCGAATCGGCCGGGGAGGGCCTGATCAAGGTCTGCGCCAAGGAGTGGAGCGGCACCATCCTGGGCGCGGGGGCCGCGGGAGTCGCCGCAGGGGAGATTGTCTCGGAGTACGCCCTGGCCAAGAAAAACGGAATTTCCCTCCGTCAGATGGCCGACACCATCCATCCCTATCCCACCTACGGCCTGGGCGCGCGTCGGGCGGCCGACCAGTGGTACATTCGCAACCAGTCGGAGTGGCAGGTAAAGTTGCTAAAAAAGCTTTTCGGCTACCGCGGCGAGGTACCCGACTTCAGCGATCCGGACCGGATCGTCTAG